The window TGGTTCTCGGTGCCTCGTAATGGAACCGTGAGGGATACAAACGGACCTCCTTTGCCGCTGTGAGGGTGCCGGAGCGATTCGGTGCCGCCACCCTTCCTGGATTGGTTGCCCTTCCTAGACCAGCCTGCTGACTACGAGAGGTACCGACCGCCTCGCCGGCGAGGTGCGGCCGGTTCGCCACCCTCTTCGGCGGGGGGTGCCGCAGCAGCTGCAGCCTTGGCGGCAGCCCGGCCAGCCGGGGTGTCGGTGTAGGTGATGCCACCGACGGTGTCGTCCGCCTGCAGGTTCCGGGGGCGGGCGCTCGAGGGGAGCCGCTTCTCGGGCACAGCAACCGGGATTTCCTCGGGAGCCGGGTCGGGACGGGGCACCTGGTGGGGCGGCCACGGGCCGGGAACGGGCTGGCCCGCGATCTTCAGCATGTCGACAACCTCAGGCCATGCCCAAATTGTGGGGCTGGTGGGGTCTTTGTTCACCTTCGGCGCACCTTCGATCAACTCGAAAATACGCGGGTTACCTCTACCTTCAGCCACTGAGACACCACCCCTTTCCGTTTGCTGCACCTGAACCTAGGAACCTTTGCCGCGACAGAACCGACGGATAGCTCATCAGGGTGGGCCGTGTGGACGGGCATCGGCTCCTGGGGTGTGCAACGAACGGAGCCCGAGGCGGACGGCCAGAGCCAGTGCAGGCGCGAGAGGAGGAGCCGACCCGCCTCCCGTATGGGGCACGCTACGTGGCGCGCTCCCAGCACAACCCAGGCGGCGATCAGGCATTGAAACGAGTGAGTGCTGCAGGTCGACCAGGCAACCCGACCATACGGACAACTGTTTCCCCCACCGGATCCGGTTGACCCCCAACCCGGTTGCTCACATAGATTCTACGTGTTTCTCGGCGAAACGGACAGCGAAACTGTACGCCCGCACGCTGCCCCTAGTCAACTCTGATTAGTCACCCGCTGAGGAACTAGACAAGTGCTCGAGCCGTACTGGATGCCAAGCGTTGACGAATGCGGACCCGCTGAACGAGCCGCCGCGCACGACCGGCCGCGAATGTCCCGCATGCGCTATCGGGACGAGCGCGAGCGGGTGGCTACCGTCCTTGTTCCCTGCGCCCGGCAGGGTCGGCACTCTGCTTGTGGACGTCGGCATCGTGGGAGAGCATCAGCTTTTTCGTGAGGTTGGACTCGTAGTCGCCGATCCATTCCTTCTCCCAGTGCTGAACAAACTGCTCCTCGTTGCAGATGGGCTCGTAGACGGCGTTGAGCTCGGTGGCGATGCCGTTGCGGATCGAGCGGGTACCGCCCTGTGCGGGCACCAGGAAATAGGCGATGAACAGCTTCCATTGGGACCCGGCACGCTCCACCCAGCACGGCGACGCCGGATGCTTGAAGGGCAGGCCCTCCTCGATGAAATTGTCGGTGTGCCCCACGTAGACGACCGCGTAGGTGTCTTTGTTGGCGTCCGGCTTGTACATGATGGCGTAGACACCGGGGGCGTCGATGGGGTTCCATCCCCCGAGCGTGTACGGGCCTTCGAAGGAGTAGCCAGCCAGACTGCCAAGTCGGATCATTTGCGCCCTCCGGCGGGATAGACAAGGGATCGACGGATTGCTACCTGTCCCCTGTAGGTCTTCCCCCATTCTGGACCAGTCATGCTCCTTATGCACCGCCGGGTGCACCGCCGGGTGCGCCGCCACCCTTTGGGGAACCCCCGTGGAGAACCCCAGCCGGCGGGCGCCCGGTCCGCTTTCCCGTACACATAACCGGGGACATGAGAGTCTGGATGGGGGGTCACTGCACCGGAGCAAGGGCCGCGCACGGCCGAATCACTGCCGGATAAGGAGTGGATCGATGAGCGAGGAGACCGACGCAGCGCCGGAGGTAGGCGGCGCTGGGGCTGCACAAGCTGCACCGGCGGAGGGCGCAGCGCAGGAGATGCCCAGCCTGGAGGAGGTGCTGGCCCGCAAGGGAGCCCTCGAGGCCAGGATGGAGGAACTGCGGGCGGCCACCGAGGCCGAGGTCCTCAAGGCCTGGACGTCGCCGTGGCGGGGCGCCGATGCGGTGCGGGCCAAGGTGGATGCCCGCCTGGCGTCCAACGGGGAGTTCCGCACCGCCCTGACCAAGGCGCGGGAACTGACGGTGTTGGAGGCACAGCTCGATCCCAACTACGTGGATGCCAACGCCGGCCGCCAGGCGGGCGGGCACCCAGCGATCGGCCGGTAGCGCGGCGACGTGCCTCTGACGGGGCGTTCCGTACCCGGCCGGGGCCCTTTGGGCCCAGTCGGGCCCCGTTGGGCCCTTACGGGAACCCGTCCTCCGGCTCGATGTCCTCCTCGCTCTCCGCCTCCACGCGGGTGACCTCCCAGCGGGGAAGGTCGGCCTTCTCCACCGCGATGGCGAAGTTCTCCTTTGCTTTGGCGATGGCCCGGTCACGGTCCTCGGCGTAGACCAGGAAGGTGGCGTGGTAGGCGTTCGTGCCCATGCCGCCGGCCGAGCCCTTCATCGTGGCAACGACGTCGGCCAGCTCCACAACCTGCTCCATGGAGATGACCTGGTCGCCCGAAGCCTCTACGCCCACACTCCAGGCGATTTCAAACCCGCTCACGGCCGCGCCTCCTTTCTTGCCGAGTGTCCTTGCCGAGGTTTTTAGCCGAGCTTCGGCAAGACCAGCGCCAGCTTCTCCAGGCTGGCAAGGTCGTGGCCGGACAGCAGTTCGTCGATGTAGGGCTTGGCGATCAGCATGGCCACCGAGCGGGCCTGAAACTCCTCCTCGTCGCCCTTCAGCGGGTTCATCCAGATCAGCTTGTGGCACAGGCGGCTGAGCAGTTCCATGGACTCGGCCAGCACCTCGGGGTCACCCCGGTCCAGGCCGTCGGAGCAGATCACCACGATGGCGCCCCGGCACATCCCCCGCTTGCCCCAGTTCTTGACGAAGGCCTGGATGGCATCGCCGATGCGGGTGCCGCCCTCCCAGTCGAAGACCGCCTTGGAGGCGGAGTCGAAGGCGACGTCGGGATCCCGCTTCTGCATCTCGGTGGTGATCCGGGTGAGGCGGGTGCCGAAGCAGAACACCTCGACCAGCTTGGCTGACTGCGTGGTGCCCACCGAGGCCCGGGCGGCGGCGTAGCCGAAGTGCATGAGCGCCCGGGAGTAGTCGGCCATCGAGCCCGAGATGTCCAGGATCAGGATGACCTTCCGGCGCCGCACCCGGCGCTCGCGCTGGTGCAGGTCCACGAACTCGCCGTTGCGCCGCATGGCCGACCGGATGGTGCGCCGGAGGTCGGGCCGGGGTCCCCGGTCGTCGGCGACCGTGCGGCGGGTGCGGCGTTTGGGCGGCAGGAACTTGAACTTCTGCATCAGCTTGCGGAGGGCGGCCTTCTCCTCGTCCGTCATCTCGGTGAACCGCTTGTGGCGGAGGACCTCC of the Actinomycetota bacterium genome contains:
- a CDS encoding VWA domain-containing protein; its protein translation is MAKDAGLMSVLVGFGRALRDEGLVIGTGSVLGYCDSMCMLDPTELMDLYHAGRATMITKQPDLVIYDRVFRSYFLANNGPLQQLIKLKVHLDPEAETEFEVLNAPEQGQEKQFDAPTGLMGSNMEVLRHKRFTEMTDEEKAALRKLMQKFKFLPPKRRTRRTVADDRGPRPDLRRTIRSAMRRNGEFVDLHQRERRVRRRKVILILDISGSMADYSRALMHFGYAAARASVGTTQSAKLVEVFCFGTRLTRITTEMQKRDPDVAFDSASKAVFDWEGGTRIGDAIQAFVKNWGKRGMCRGAIVVICSDGLDRGDPEVLAESMELLSRLCHKLIWMNPLKGDEEEFQARSVAMLIAKPYIDELLSGHDLASLEKLALVLPKLG